One window from the genome of Acidobacteriota bacterium encodes:
- a CDS encoding flagellar motor protein MotA, with protein sequence MGLLAKVVVVLLFLMSAWSVGVMIDRYMAFSSARKQSRTFAPLVAGALREGKIDEAIRIAERHKKSHLAKVVTAGLQEFQAHQAGAISGEEIESSRRALERASAIVHAEMKRGLGTLATIGSTGPFVGLFGTVVGIINAFKSIASSKATGLAAVAGGISEALVATAIGLFVAIPAVWAYNYFTGLTESLDVEMDNSSSELIDYFVKRSGGKK encoded by the coding sequence ATGGGTCTTCTTGCCAAGGTGGTCGTGGTGCTTTTGTTCCTCATGTCAGCCTGGTCGGTGGGTGTGATGATTGACCGTTATATGGCTTTCTCCAGCGCCCGCAAGCAGTCCCGTACCTTTGCTCCGCTGGTGGCCGGCGCACTGCGCGAAGGCAAGATTGACGAAGCCATTCGCATCGCCGAGCGACACAAGAAATCGCACCTGGCCAAGGTGGTAACCGCCGGCCTGCAGGAGTTCCAGGCTCATCAGGCGGGCGCTATCTCGGGCGAAGAAATTGAATCGTCCCGCCGCGCTTTGGAGCGCGCCTCCGCCATCGTTCACGCTGAAATGAAGCGCGGACTGGGCACGCTGGCCACCATCGGCTCCACTGGCCCCTTCGTCGGCCTGTTCGGCACCGTGGTCGGCATCATTAATGCCTTCAAGAGTATCGCCTCGTCCAAAGCCACAGGTTTGGCTGCGGTCGCCGGCGGAATCTCAGAAGCCCTGGTGGCCACCGCCATCGGGCTGTTTGTGGCCATCCCGGCCGTGTGGGCTTACAACTACTTTACGGGGCTCACCGAATCGCTCGACGTGGAGATGGATAACTCTTCCTCCGAGTTGATCGACTACTTCGTGAAA